A portion of the Pseudomonas sp. PSE14 genome contains these proteins:
- a CDS encoding acyl-CoA dehydrogenase, translating into MATKASFNWEDPLLLDQQLTEEERMVRDSAYQFAQDKLAPRVLEAFRHEQTDPAIFREMGETGLLGATIPEQYGGSGLNYVCYGLIAREVERIDSGYRSMMSVQSSLVMVPINEFGNEATKQKYLPKLASGEYIGCFGLTEPDHGSDPGSMITRAKKVDGGYRLTGAKMWITNSPIADVFVVWAKDDEGQIRGFVLEKGWEGLSAPAIHGKVGLRASITGEIVMNNVFVPEENAFPEVRGLRGPFTCLNSARYGISWGALGAAEACWHTARQYTLDRKQFGRPLAANQLIQKKLADMQTEITLALQGCLRLGRMKDEGTAAVEITSIMKRNSCGKALDIARMARDMLGGNGISDEFGVARHLVNLEVVNTYEGTHDVHALILGRAQTGIQAFF; encoded by the coding sequence ATGGCCACCAAAGCAAGCTTCAACTGGGAAGATCCGCTGCTGCTGGATCAGCAACTCACCGAAGAAGAGCGCATGGTGCGCGACAGCGCCTACCAGTTCGCCCAGGACAAGCTGGCCCCGCGCGTACTGGAAGCCTTCCGCCACGAGCAGACCGACCCGGCGATCTTCCGCGAGATGGGCGAAACCGGCCTGCTCGGCGCGACGATCCCCGAACAGTACGGCGGCAGCGGCCTGAACTACGTGTGCTACGGCCTGATCGCCCGTGAAGTCGAGCGCATCGACTCCGGCTACCGCTCCATGATGAGCGTGCAGTCCTCCCTGGTGATGGTGCCGATCAACGAATTCGGCAACGAAGCCACCAAGCAGAAATACCTGCCGAAACTGGCCAGCGGCGAATACATCGGCTGCTTCGGCCTGACCGAGCCTGACCACGGTTCCGACCCGGGCTCGATGATCACCCGCGCCAAGAAAGTCGACGGCGGCTACCGCCTGACCGGCGCCAAGATGTGGATCACCAACAGCCCGATCGCCGACGTCTTCGTGGTCTGGGCCAAGGATGACGAAGGCCAGATCCGTGGCTTCGTCCTGGAAAAAGGCTGGGAAGGCCTGTCCGCCCCGGCGATCCACGGCAAGGTCGGCCTGCGCGCCTCGATCACCGGTGAGATCGTGATGAACAACGTGTTCGTCCCCGAAGAAAACGCCTTCCCCGAAGTGCGCGGCCTGCGCGGCCCGTTCACCTGCCTGAACTCCGCCCGCTACGGCATCTCCTGGGGCGCCCTGGGCGCTGCCGAAGCCTGCTGGCACACCGCCCGCCAGTACACCCTGGACCGCAAGCAGTTCGGCCGCCCGCTGGCCGCCAACCAGCTGATCCAGAAGAAGCTGGCCGACATGCAGACCGAGATCACCCTCGCCCTGCAAGGCTGCCTGCGCCTGGGCCGCATGAAGGATGAAGGCACCGCCGCGGTGGAAATCACTTCGATCATGAAGCGCAACAGCTGCGGCAAGGCCCTGGACATCGCCCGCATGGCCCGCGACATGCTCGGCGGCAACGGCATCTCCGACGAGTTCGGCGTAGCCCGCCACCTGGTCAACCTGGAAGTGGTGAACACCTACGAAGGTACCCACGATGTCCATGCGCTGATCCTCGGCCGCGCCCAGACCGGCATCCAGGCGTTCTTCTAA
- a CDS encoding CaiB/BaiF CoA-transferase family protein: MSGALSHIRVLDLSRVLAGPWAGQILADLGAEVIKIERPGSGDDTRAWGPPFLKDAEGRDTSEAAYYLSANRNKKSLTIDFTQPEGQRLVRELATKADILLENFKVGGLKAYGLDYESLKAINPKLIYCSITGFGQFGPYAKRAGYDFMIQGLGGLMSITGRSDAEEGAGPVKVGVALTDILTGLYSSTAILAALAHRDVSGIGQHIDMALLDVQVACLANQTLNYLTTGNPPRRLGNAHPNIVPYQDFPTADGDFILTVGNDGQFRKFAELAGHPEWATDERFATNKARVAHRDVLIPLIRQSTVMRTTAEWIAVLEQASVPCGPINDLSQVFADPQVIARGLRVDLPHPLAGSVPQVASPIRLSETPVEYRNAPPTLGQHTQEILEGVLGLDEAAIGKLRESGVI, encoded by the coding sequence ATGTCCGGCGCCCTTTCGCACATCCGTGTCCTCGACCTCTCCCGCGTTCTCGCCGGCCCCTGGGCCGGGCAGATCCTCGCCGACCTCGGTGCGGAAGTGATCAAGATCGAGCGTCCCGGCAGCGGCGACGACACCCGCGCCTGGGGCCCGCCGTTCCTCAAGGACGCCGAGGGCCGCGACACCAGCGAAGCGGCGTATTACCTGTCGGCCAACCGCAACAAGAAATCCCTGACCATCGACTTCACCCAGCCCGAGGGCCAGCGCCTGGTGCGCGAGCTGGCGACCAAGGCCGATATCCTGCTGGAGAACTTCAAGGTCGGAGGGCTGAAGGCTTACGGCCTGGACTACGAGTCGCTCAAGGCGATCAACCCGAAGCTGATCTACTGCTCGATCACCGGCTTCGGCCAGTTCGGCCCCTACGCCAAGCGCGCCGGCTACGACTTCATGATCCAGGGCCTGGGCGGCCTGATGAGCATTACCGGCCGCTCCGACGCCGAGGAAGGCGCCGGTCCGGTGAAGGTCGGCGTGGCGCTGACCGACATCCTCACCGGCCTGTACTCGTCCACCGCGATCCTCGCCGCTCTCGCCCACCGCGACGTCAGCGGTATCGGCCAGCACATCGACATGGCGCTGCTGGACGTACAGGTCGCCTGCCTGGCCAACCAGACCCTGAACTACCTGACCACCGGCAATCCGCCGCGGCGCCTGGGCAACGCGCACCCGAACATCGTGCCGTACCAGGACTTCCCCACCGCCGACGGCGACTTCATCCTCACCGTCGGCAACGACGGGCAGTTCCGCAAGTTCGCCGAACTGGCGGGCCACCCGGAATGGGCCACCGACGAGCGCTTCGCCACCAACAAGGCCCGCGTAGCGCACCGCGACGTGCTGATCCCGCTGATCCGCCAGTCCACCGTGATGCGCACCACCGCCGAGTGGATCGCCGTACTGGAGCAGGCCAGCGTGCCGTGCGGCCCGATCAACGACCTGTCGCAGGTCTTCGCCGATCCGCAGGTGATCGCCCGCGGCCTGCGCGTGGACCTGCCGCACCCCCTGGCCGGCAGCGTGCCGCAGGTGGCCAGCCCGATCCGCCTGTCCGAGACGCCCGTCGAGTACCGCAACGCTCCGCCGACCCTCGGCCAGCACACCCAGGAGATTCTCGAAGGCGTGCTCGGCCTGGACGAAGCGGCCATCGGCAAGCTGCGCGAAAGCGGCGTCATCTGA
- the ahcY gene encoding adenosylhomocysteinase, protein MSAVMTPAGFTDYKVADISLAAWGRRELIIAESEMPALMGLRRKYAGQLPLKGAKILGCIHMTIQTGVLIETLTALGAEVRWSSCNIFSTQDQAAAAIAAAGIPVFAWKGETEEEYEWCIEQTILKDGQPWDANMVLDDGGDLTEILHKKYPAMLEKIHGITEETTTGVHRLLDMLKAGTLKVPAINVNDSVTKSKNDNKYGCRHSLNDAIKRGTDHLLSGKQALVIGYGDVGKGSAQSLRQEGMIVKVSEVDPICAMQACMDGFEVVSPYKNGLNDGSEASVDAALLGKIDLIVTTTGNVNVCDANMLKALKKRAVVCNIGHFDNEIDTAFMRKTWAWEEVKPQVHKIHRTGKDGFDPHNDDYLILLAEGRLVNLGNATGHPSRIMDGSFANQVLAQIHLFEQKFANLSAAEKAQRLTVEVLPKKLDEEVALEMVKGFGGVVTQLTKQQADYIGVTVEGPFKPDTYRY, encoded by the coding sequence ATGAGCGCTGTCATGACGCCTGCCGGTTTCACCGATTACAAAGTCGCCGACATTTCCCTGGCCGCCTGGGGCCGCCGCGAGCTGATCATCGCCGAGTCCGAAATGCCGGCACTGATGGGCCTGCGCCGCAAATACGCCGGCCAGCTGCCGCTCAAGGGCGCGAAGATCCTGGGCTGCATCCACATGACCATCCAGACTGGCGTGCTCATCGAGACCCTGACCGCGCTGGGCGCCGAAGTGCGCTGGTCGTCCTGCAACATCTTCTCCACCCAGGACCAGGCCGCCGCCGCCATCGCCGCCGCCGGCATCCCGGTGTTCGCCTGGAAAGGCGAGACCGAGGAAGAATACGAGTGGTGCATCGAGCAGACCATCCTCAAGGATGGCCAGCCGTGGGACGCCAACATGGTGCTGGACGACGGCGGTGACCTGACCGAGATCCTGCACAAGAAATACCCGGCGATGCTGGAGAAGATCCACGGCATCACCGAAGAGACCACCACCGGTGTGCACCGCCTGCTCGACATGCTCAAGGCCGGCACCCTGAAAGTCCCGGCGATCAACGTCAACGACTCGGTCACCAAGAGCAAGAACGACAACAAGTACGGCTGCCGTCACAGCCTGAACGACGCCATCAAGCGCGGCACCGACCACCTGCTGTCGGGCAAGCAGGCCCTGGTGATCGGCTACGGCGACGTGGGCAAGGGCTCGGCCCAGTCCCTGCGTCAGGAAGGCATGATCGTGAAGGTCTCCGAAGTCGACCCGATCTGCGCCATGCAGGCCTGCATGGACGGCTTCGAAGTCGTCTCCCCGTACAAGAACGGCCTGAACGACGGCAGCGAAGCCAGCGTTGATGCCGCCCTGCTGGGCAAGATCGATCTGATCGTCACCACCACCGGCAACGTCAACGTCTGCGACGCCAACATGCTCAAGGCGCTGAAGAAGCGCGCCGTGGTGTGCAACATCGGTCACTTCGACAACGAGATCGACACTGCCTTCATGCGCAAGACCTGGGCCTGGGAAGAGGTCAAGCCGCAGGTACACAAGATCCACCGTACCGGCAAGGACGGCTTCGATCCGCACAACGACGACTACCTGATCCTGCTGGCCGAAGGCCGCCTGGTGAACCTGGGCAACGCCACCGGCCACCCGTCGCGCATCATGGACGGCTCCTTCGCCAACCAGGTGCTGGCGCAGATCCACCTGTTCGAGCAGAAGTTCGCCAACCTCTCCGCCGCCGAGAAGGCCCAGCGCCTGACCGTCGAAGTGCTGCCCAAGAAGCTCGACGAAGAAGTGGCGCTGGAGATGGTCAAAGGCTTCGGTGGCGTGGTCACCCAGCTGACCAAGCAGCAGGCCGACTACATCGGCGTGACCGTGGAAGGCCCGTTCAAGCCGGACACCTACCGTTACTAA
- the metF gene encoding methylenetetrahydrofolate reductase [NAD(P)H]: MSQERRFSFEFFPAKTEAGHEKLMATARQLAAYKPDFFSCTYGAGGSTRDRTLSTVLQLDGEVQIPTAPHLSCVGDTKAELRALLAHYKDAGIRRIVALRGDLPSGMGMASGELRYANELVEFIRAETGDHFHIEVAAYPEVHPQARNFEDDLANFVRKVKAGADSAITQYFFNADSYFHFVERAEKLGVSIPVVPGIMPITNYTKLARFSDACGAEIPRWIRKQLEAYGDDIASIQAFGEQVITEMCERLLEGGAPGLHFYTLNQAEPSLALWNNLKLPR; encoded by the coding sequence ATGTCTCAAGAACGCCGTTTCAGCTTCGAATTCTTCCCCGCCAAGACCGAAGCCGGACACGAAAAACTGATGGCCACCGCGCGCCAGCTGGCCGCGTACAAGCCTGACTTCTTCTCCTGCACCTACGGCGCCGGCGGCTCGACCCGCGACCGCACCCTGAGCACCGTGCTGCAGCTCGACGGTGAAGTGCAGATCCCCACCGCCCCGCACCTGTCCTGCGTTGGCGACACCAAGGCCGAACTGCGCGCCCTGCTCGCCCATTACAAGGACGCCGGCATCCGCCGCATCGTCGCCCTGCGCGGCGACCTGCCCTCGGGCATGGGCATGGCCAGCGGCGAACTGCGCTACGCCAACGAGCTGGTGGAGTTCATCCGCGCCGAAACCGGCGATCATTTCCACATCGAAGTTGCCGCCTATCCGGAAGTTCACCCGCAAGCGCGCAATTTCGAGGATGATCTTGCGAATTTCGTGCGCAAGGTCAAAGCCGGCGCCGACTCCGCCATCACACAATACTTCTTCAACGCCGACAGCTACTTCCATTTTGTCGAGCGTGCGGAGAAACTTGGTGTCAGCATTCCGGTCGTACCGGGTATCATGCCGATCACCAACTACACCAAATTGGCCCGCTTCTCCGACGCCTGTGGCGCGGAAATCCCCCGCTGGATTCGCAAGCAGCTGGAAGCCTACGGCGACGATATCGCCAGCATCCAGGCCTTTGGTGAGCAGGTCATCACCGAAATGTGCGAACGCCTCCTCGAAGGCGGCGCACCCGGTCTGCACTTCTACACCCTGAACCAGGCTGAACCCAGTCTGGCGCTCTGGAACAACCTCAAGCTCCCCCGCTGA
- a CDS encoding DEAD/DEAH box helicase, whose product MSFSSLGLSEALAGAVEAAGYARPTPVQERAIPAVLQGRDLMVAAQTGTGKTGGFALPVLERLFPEGHPDREHRHGPRQARVLVLTPTRELAAQVHDSFKVYARDLPLKSACIFGGVGMNPQVQAVSKGVDVLVACPGRLLDLCGQGSIDLSHVEILVLDEADRMLDMGFIHDVKKVLAKLPPKRQNLLFSATFSKDIVDLANKLLHNPERIEVTPPNTTVERIEQRVFRIPAVQKRVLLAHLVTVGAWEQVLVFTRTKHGANRLAEYLTKHGLPAAAIHGNKSQNARTKALADFKANDVRILVATDIAARGLDIDQLPHVVNYELPNVEEDYVHRIGRTGRAGRTGEAISLVAPDEDKLLKAIERLTKQRIPDGDMQGFDPDAVLPEVQLPEPKEATQRQPRKDKAKRGERKDRSKEKPQQPQAEEQQNAAAPAAGEAAEGDKPAGKRRRRGGRGKKKGEGQGSDAQSNTNAQPRQQGQGRQQQQPKPPRAPKVDPDRDPEEFLDDDFDNFGNRADYVSPFPDKDQPRGQRRRGGQGQGQNQGQGQQRARGQGGQGGGQGNGQNRGQGQGQGRAAKKPNGSGRGQGQGQSGNGQGKPGQRKRGGKAPASRMNDAPLREPSEYGAAKPTRQPVVINKRDLVRSDRFPTAEQLEELEPRRKTERPALLTRNRD is encoded by the coding sequence ATGTCCTTCTCTTCCCTCGGTCTCTCCGAGGCCCTGGCTGGCGCCGTTGAAGCCGCCGGCTACGCGCGCCCCACCCCCGTTCAGGAACGCGCCATCCCCGCCGTTCTGCAAGGCCGCGACCTGATGGTTGCCGCCCAGACCGGCACCGGCAAGACCGGCGGCTTCGCCCTCCCGGTGCTCGAGCGCCTGTTCCCCGAAGGTCACCCCGACCGCGAACACCGCCACGGCCCGCGCCAGGCGCGCGTCCTGGTTCTGACTCCGACCCGCGAGCTGGCCGCCCAGGTGCATGACAGCTTCAAGGTCTACGCTCGCGACCTGCCCCTGAAAAGCGCCTGCATCTTCGGCGGCGTCGGCATGAACCCGCAGGTCCAGGCCGTCTCCAAGGGCGTCGACGTGCTCGTCGCCTGCCCCGGTCGCCTGCTCGACCTGTGCGGCCAGGGCAGCATCGACCTGTCCCACGTGGAAATCCTGGTTCTCGATGAAGCCGACCGCATGCTCGACATGGGCTTCATCCACGACGTGAAGAAGGTCCTCGCCAAGCTGCCGCCCAAGCGCCAGAACCTGCTGTTCTCGGCGACCTTCTCGAAAGACATCGTCGACCTCGCCAACAAGCTCCTGCACAACCCGGAGCGCATCGAGGTCACCCCGCCGAACACCACCGTCGAGCGCATCGAACAGCGCGTGTTCCGCATTCCCGCCGTACAGAAGCGCGTTCTGCTGGCGCACCTGGTGACCGTAGGCGCCTGGGAACAGGTGCTGGTGTTCACCCGCACCAAACACGGCGCCAACCGCCTGGCCGAATACCTGACCAAGCACGGCCTGCCGGCCGCCGCGATCCACGGCAACAAGAGCCAGAACGCGCGCACCAAAGCCCTGGCCGACTTCAAGGCCAATGACGTGCGCATTCTGGTCGCCACCGACATCGCCGCCCGCGGCCTGGACATCGACCAGCTGCCCCACGTGGTCAACTACGAGTTGCCGAACGTCGAGGAAGACTACGTCCACCGTATCGGCCGTACCGGCCGCGCGGGTCGTACCGGTGAGGCCATCTCCCTGGTGGCGCCGGACGAAGACAAGCTGCTCAAGGCCATCGAGCGCCTGACCAAGCAGCGCATCCCCGACGGCGATATGCAGGGCTTCGACCCCGACGCCGTGCTGCCGGAAGTCCAGCTGCCCGAACCCAAGGAAGCCACCCAGCGCCAGCCGCGCAAGGACAAGGCCAAGCGTGGCGAGCGCAAGGACCGCAGCAAGGAAAAGCCCCAGCAACCGCAGGCCGAGGAGCAGCAGAACGCCGCCGCTCCCGCTGCCGGCGAAGCCGCTGAAGGCGACAAGCCCGCCGGCAAGCGCCGCCGCCGTGGTGGACGTGGCAAGAAGAAGGGTGAAGGCCAGGGCAGCGACGCCCAGTCCAACACCAATGCTCAGCCGCGCCAGCAGGGACAGGGCCGCCAACAGCAGCAGCCCAAGCCCCCGCGCGCGCCGAAGGTCGATCCGGACCGCGACCCGGAAGAATTCCTCGACGACGATTTCGACAACTTCGGCAACCGCGCCGACTACGTCAGCCCCTTCCCGGACAAGGACCAGCCGCGCGGACAGCGCCGCCGTGGCGGACAGGGCCAAGGCCAGAACCAGGGTCAGGGCCAACAGCGCGCCCGCGGCCAGGGTGGTCAGGGCGGCGGCCAGGGCAACGGTCAGAACCGTGGCCAGGGTCAAGGTCAGGGCCGGGCCGCGAAGAAGCCCAATGGCAGCGGTCGCGGTCAGGGCCAAGGCCAGAGCGGCAACGGCCAGGGTAAGCCAGGTCAGCGCAAGCGCGGCGGCAAGGCTCCGGCCTCGCGGATGAACGATGCCCCGCTGCGCGAGCCGAGCGAGTACGGCGCCGCCAAGCCTACCCGCCAGCCGGTGGTGATCAACAAGCGCGACCTGGTCCGCAGCGACCGCTTCCCCACTGCCGAGCAGTTGGAAGAACTGGAACCGCGCCGCAAGACCGAGCGTCCGGCGCTGCTGACCCGCAACCGCGACTGA
- a CDS encoding amino acid ABC transporter ATP-binding protein: MIEVRNLTKVFDTRGQVVRAVDDVTTGVAKGEVVVVIGPSGSGKSTFLRCLNGLEEFDSGSVSIDGVDLANPKTDINAYRREVGMVFQHFNLFPHMTVLENLCLAQKVVRKRGKAEREEKAKALLAKVGIGQKANEYPSRLSGGQQQRVAIARALCMDPKVMLFDEPTSALDPEMVGEVLDVMKTLAVEGMTMVCVTHEMGFAREVADRVLFFDHGKLLEDAPPAQFFAQPQDPRAQTFLRQVL; the protein is encoded by the coding sequence GTGATTGAAGTTCGTAACCTGACCAAGGTCTTCGATACCCGCGGCCAAGTCGTTCGTGCGGTCGATGACGTGACTACTGGCGTGGCCAAGGGGGAAGTGGTGGTGGTGATCGGCCCGTCCGGCTCGGGCAAGTCCACCTTCCTGCGCTGCCTGAATGGTCTGGAGGAGTTCGATTCCGGCTCGGTGAGCATCGACGGCGTCGACCTGGCCAACCCCAAGACCGACATCAATGCCTACCGCCGCGAAGTCGGCATGGTGTTCCAGCACTTCAACCTGTTCCCGCACATGACCGTGCTGGAGAACCTGTGCCTGGCGCAGAAAGTCGTGCGCAAGCGCGGCAAGGCCGAGCGTGAGGAGAAGGCCAAGGCGCTGCTGGCCAAGGTCGGCATCGGCCAGAAGGCCAACGAGTACCCCTCGCGCCTCTCCGGTGGCCAGCAGCAGCGCGTGGCCATTGCCCGTGCGCTGTGCATGGATCCGAAGGTGATGCTGTTCGACGAGCCGACCTCGGCGCTCGACCCGGAGATGGTCGGCGAGGTGCTGGATGTGATGAAAACCCTGGCCGTGGAAGGCATGACCATGGTCTGCGTCACCCACGAAATGGGATTCGCCCGCGAAGTTGCCGACCGCGTGCTGTTCTTCGATCACGGCAAGCTGCTGGAGGACGCGCCGCCCGCGCAGTTCTTCGCCCAGCCCCAGGACCCGCGTGCGCAGACTTTCCTGCGGCAGGTGCTCTGA
- a CDS encoding amino acid ABC transporter permease, with protein MARTKRATWPWHGLTGLIILLIGFGLWYSTSLISYEWRWNRVPQYFAYQAEEPQRAEGISRVEKIEQTGHDARVTLQGEDGQQQVLSVAADSLQFAENDDVAEGDVVGVQRHWAAGPLAWGLWTTLWISFISGAIGLLIGLLAGLCRLSKNPTLHDLSTLYVELVRGTPLLVQIFIFYFFIGTVLNLSREFAGVAALALFTGAYVAEIVRAGVQSIARGQDEAARSLGLNAAQSMRHVILPQAFKRVLPPLAGQFISLVKDTSLVSVIAITELTKSGREAITTSFSTFEIWFCVAALYLVINLPLSHLAGRLERRLGQSD; from the coding sequence GTGGCTAGAACGAAACGCGCAACCTGGCCCTGGCATGGGCTGACCGGCCTGATCATCCTGCTGATCGGCTTCGGGCTTTGGTACTCCACTTCGCTGATTTCCTACGAGTGGCGCTGGAATCGCGTCCCGCAGTACTTCGCCTACCAGGCGGAGGAGCCGCAGCGGGCCGAGGGCATCTCGCGGGTGGAGAAGATCGAACAGACCGGGCACGACGCGCGCGTCACCCTGCAGGGCGAGGATGGCCAGCAGCAGGTGCTGAGCGTGGCCGCCGACAGCCTGCAGTTCGCCGAGAATGACGATGTCGCCGAGGGCGATGTGGTCGGCGTGCAGCGCCATTGGGCGGCCGGGCCGTTGGCCTGGGGCCTGTGGACCACGCTGTGGATCTCCTTCATCTCCGGCGCCATCGGCCTGCTGATCGGCCTGCTGGCTGGTCTCTGCCGCCTGTCGAAGAACCCGACCCTGCACGACCTGTCGACCCTCTACGTCGAGCTGGTGCGTGGCACGCCGCTACTGGTGCAGATTTTCATCTTCTACTTCTTCATCGGCACGGTGCTGAACCTGTCCCGCGAGTTCGCGGGTGTGGCCGCGCTGGCGCTGTTCACCGGTGCCTATGTGGCCGAGATCGTCCGTGCCGGCGTGCAGTCCATCGCCCGTGGCCAGGACGAGGCGGCGCGATCCCTGGGCCTGAACGCCGCGCAGTCGATGCGCCATGTGATCCTGCCGCAGGCCTTCAAGCGCGTGCTGCCACCGCTGGCCGGGCAGTTCATCAGTCTGGTGAAGGACACCTCGCTGGTCTCGGTAATCGCCATCACCGAACTGACCAAGAGCGGCCGCGAGGCGATCACCACCTCGTTCTCCACCTTCGAAATCTGGTTCTGCGTCGCGGCGCTCTACCTTGTGATCAACCTGCCGCTGTCGCACCTGGCAGGCCGTCTGGAACGGAGGCTCGGCCAAAGTGATTGA
- a CDS encoding transporter substrate-binding domain-containing protein: protein MKKYLALLVMGVCALVGVASAQAGAIDEAAKRGTLRVGMDPTYMPFEMTNKRGQIVGFEVDLLKAMAKAMNVKLELVSTSYDGIIPALLTDKFDMIGSGMTLTQERNLRLNFSDPFIVVGQTLLIRKDLEGTIKSYKDLNDAKYRITSKIGTTGEFVAKKQLSKAQYHGFDNEPEAVMDVVNGKADAFIYDSPYNVVAVNKFGAGKLVFLDQPFTYEPLAFGLKKGDYDSINFINNFLKQIHEDGTYDRLHDKWFKSTDWLKDME, encoded by the coding sequence ATGAAAAAGTACCTGGCATTGCTGGTCATGGGCGTTTGCGCCCTGGTGGGCGTGGCCTCGGCGCAGGCTGGCGCCATCGATGAAGCGGCCAAGCGCGGCACCCTGCGCGTGGGCATGGACCCGACCTACATGCCGTTCGAGATGACCAACAAGCGCGGTCAGATCGTCGGCTTCGAGGTGGACCTGCTCAAGGCCATGGCCAAGGCCATGAACGTCAAGCTGGAACTGGTTTCCACCAGCTACGACGGCATCATCCCGGCCCTGCTGACCGACAAGTTCGACATGATCGGCTCGGGCATGACCCTGACCCAGGAACGCAACCTGCGCCTGAACTTCTCCGATCCCTTCATCGTGGTTGGCCAGACCCTGCTGATCCGCAAGGACCTGGAAGGCACCATCAAGTCCTACAAGGACCTGAACGATGCGAAGTACCGCATCACCTCCAAGATCGGCACCACCGGTGAGTTCGTCGCCAAGAAGCAGCTCTCCAAGGCCCAGTACCACGGCTTCGACAACGAGCCCGAAGCGGTCATGGACGTGGTCAACGGCAAGGCCGACGCCTTCATCTACGATTCGCCCTACAACGTCGTGGCCGTCAACAAGTTCGGCGCCGGCAAGCTGGTCTTCCTGGACCAGCCGTTCACCTACGAGCCGCTGGCTTTCGGCCTGAAGAAGGGCGATTACGACTCGATCAACTTCATCAACAACTTCCTCAAGCAGATCCACGAAGACGGCACCTACGATCGTCTGCATGACAAGTGGTTCAAGAGCACCGACTGGCTGAAGGACATGGAGTAA